The following are from one region of the Candidatus Poribacteria bacterium genome:
- a CDS encoding ABC transporter permease, which yields MNLIECIMVGLASLRRNPLRSGLTILGIAIGVGAVVSMVSVGDGSRALVLGEIERTGGLTMIEITRDDWDRQSGTFSRRAGRTLRRWRRNRAEHLETQDIYEIMERGRGVVHVVGEDDMPGWNVYHEGASRNSRVVAGTAGYDRSHNWYPVMGRFFTEEEVERASTVTVIGYKIYDEVFKGEDPIGKEMKATRTTSWGPRYDVRLTVIGVMEEKGDAMDTEGWDERFIIPLTTFQQRFTGRKEVERIRVEATSLDEVEIAKEEAKHILGRLHNNSGEEYQYWTAQEELATAEKIGNTMKALMGGIALIALFVAGIGIMNIMLVSVTERTKEIGLRKALGAKRRDILTQFLIEALVLSITGGILGAILGIFLGKGSAALIAKFVWEGSNWPSVISYSTMIIAMGVSVGIGVIFGLYPAYRAAILMPIEALREVPGDESLRIDGQEFKLASLSGRFWGQLLDSLVYAAIVAIPFGVWMRIGLEGTNIVLWVAASIALLYLLFQDAVNGRSIGKRLMKTRVIDSTSGLPCNLWQSVLRNLSLPILSVIDCIFILGEKKQRFGDKLSKTLVVRVT from the coding sequence ATGAATCTCATCGAATGTATTATGGTTGGACTTGCCAGTCTACGGCGTAATCCACTCCGTTCCGGATTGACTATTTTGGGCATTGCTATCGGTGTTGGGGCGGTCGTGAGCATGGTTTCGGTCGGTGACGGTTCACGTGCATTGGTCTTAGGCGAAATAGAACGCACCGGCGGATTGACCATGATTGAGATTACACGGGACGATTGGGATCGGCAATCAGGGACATTCAGCAGAAGGGCAGGACGTACCCTGAGACGTTGGCGTAGAAACCGTGCAGAACACCTAGAAACCCAAGATATATATGAGATTATGGAAAGAGGGAGAGGTGTTGTCCATGTAGTCGGTGAAGATGACATGCCGGGCTGGAATGTATATCATGAGGGAGCCAGTAGGAATTCTAGAGTGGTTGCAGGGACCGCAGGGTATGATCGATCACACAATTGGTATCCAGTCATGGGACGGTTCTTCACTGAGGAGGAGGTTGAAAGAGCAAGCACGGTCACCGTTATCGGCTATAAAATCTACGATGAAGTCTTCAAAGGTGAGGACCCAATCGGCAAGGAGATGAAGGCGACACGTACAACGAGCTGGGGACCTCGATATGACGTACGCCTGACGGTAATCGGTGTGATGGAAGAGAAAGGCGATGCGATGGATACCGAAGGTTGGGATGAGCGTTTTATCATCCCCCTCACAACATTTCAGCAGCGCTTTACCGGACGGAAGGAGGTCGAGCGTATCCGTGTGGAGGCAACAAGCCTTGATGAGGTTGAAATCGCGAAAGAGGAAGCGAAGCATATTTTGGGTAGGCTGCACAATAATTCTGGAGAGGAATATCAATACTGGACAGCACAGGAGGAATTGGCAACCGCTGAAAAGATCGGGAATACGATGAAAGCCTTAATGGGTGGGATTGCGCTGATTGCACTCTTTGTGGCAGGAATCGGCATCATGAATATCATGCTAGTCTCGGTCACAGAACGAACAAAGGAGATTGGCCTGCGCAAGGCACTTGGGGCAAAGCGGCGCGATATTTTGACACAATTTCTGATCGAGGCGTTAGTCCTAAGTATAACAGGTGGTATCTTGGGGGCGATTCTTGGTATTTTTCTGGGGAAGGGTAGTGCCGCGTTGATCGCTAAATTTGTGTGGGAAGGCAGCAATTGGCCCTCGGTCATTTCATATTCTACCATGATCATCGCCATGGGCGTCTCTGTGGGCATTGGGGTTATCTTCGGGTTGTACCCCGCTTACAGAGCAGCAATCCTAATGCCGATAGAAGCGTTGCGGGAGGTGCCGGGAGATGAAAGCCTCAGGATTGATGGACAAGAATTTAAGCTTGCCTCGCTTTCCGGAAGATTTTGGGGACAGTTACTGGACAGCTTGGTTTACGCTGCTATCGTCGCTATTCCGTTCGGTGTGTGGATGCGTATTGGATTAGAAGGCACCAATATTGTGCTCTGGGTTGCTGCCTCCATTGCGTTACTGTATCTACTCTTTCAAGATGCGGTAAACGGACGAAGTATTGGCAAACGACTTATGAAAACAAGAGTCATTGATTCTACGAGTGGGTTGCCTTGCAATCTGTGGCAATCTGTTCTTCGCAATCTGTCACTGCCGATACTTAGTGTAATTGATTGCATCTTCATCTTAGGAGAGAAAAAGCAGCGATTTGGCGATAAACTTTCAAAGACATTGGTAGTCAGAGTTACATAA